The Candidatus Woesearchaeota archaeon sequence GCCCTCCATATTGAAGCGGGCAAACTCGAAGATTTTTGTCTGGTCAAAGCCCAATTCCAGCTGAATGTGCCTCTGCAGCTCGTTCCTCAGCTCAAACTCCTTGCTTCGCAGGCGATGGGTAATCTTCTGCAGGCCGTCCATGATTGAGTTCTCAAAATCATAGGTTGGCCAGACACGGTATCTCCTGCCGGTAAGGGGGTGGCCTTTCTCGATTATCCTCATGAGAACAGGGTCGCGCATTGTTGTGTTTTGGTGCGTGAGGTCGATTTTCATCCTCAGGACTGCCTCGCCTTCCTTCATCAGGAACATGTCCTGCCAAAGGTGCTGTATCTTCTTCAGCTCATTTTTCCGGCATGCGCATTCCATTCCCTTTGCCCTGTTCTCGCGCATTATTTCAGTTGGGCAAGTGCAGACATATGCCTTGCCTTTCTTGATTAGCTGGTCAGCAAAAAGGCTGAATTCTTCCATGTGGTTTGAAGCATTGTCAATGATGTCAGGCTCTATGCCAAGCCAACTGTAATTGTCGAGATGGATGTCATAGAACTCCTTTTCAGCCAGCTCAGGGTTGGTGTCTTCGAACCTGAGATAAAATTTGCCCTCGTGCTTCCTTGCAAGGAGGTAATTCAGCATGATTGCCTTCGCATGCCCGATGTGGGGGTACTTGCTCGGCTCAGGCGGGAAGGCCGTCGCAACGTATTCGCCCGGCCTTATCCCCAGGAATGCAAAAATGTCCCTTTCCTCGTGCTTTTTTCCCCTGCTTTCCTCGAGAAGCTCAGGCGCGACCTTTTTCAGCTCCGCTGCCTGGGCATCCTGCGACATGGCATTTACCCTGACGCAGACCTCCTGCGCCTTTGTCCGGATCTCATCAATCTTCTTCCTGGCCTCTTCACTCTCAGACAAAAGCCTTCCGACTACTGTTTTTTCATTTGCAGTGCCATTGAACCTGACTGCGTTCTGCAGTGCATACTTGTAGAGTTGCGCCTCAAAATCCATGTTGTCCCCATGCTTGTTTTAGGCCCATAGTATATAAAATTTTATATATTTGTTCCTCCTGAAATTCAAAATGGCAAAAAAAGCAGGGCTTAAGCGCAGGCTTGCTGAGAAAAGCCCGGAATTCAGGGACAGGCCAAAATTGCATGACCACCTGGCAGCAGGCAACGGAAGCTGGTTTTTCCTTTTGTGGTCCATTGCGCTGATTGCCAATTCAGTGCTGAACTTTTTTTCAGGGGATTATTTTCTCGGGCAGTTCTGGACAGGGACAATCCTCTTCATTTTTGCAATTGTATTCTGCCCATGCTATGCTGGAAGGACGTGCAAGGTCATAGGAATACACAGCGACAAGAAGATGAATTAATTTTTTCTGGGTTCCGGCCATCGCCTGCCTTTGGTTTTGCAGATCGAAAACCAGACTGACATTTTATTCCATGCCAGGCAGCCTTGGGCCAGTTGATTTTTTCTTGAAATCCATTGGCGGCCTTCTCAATTCCTGTACCCATTGCAGGCCAATCCTCAATAGTTCCTTGTTAAAAGATTCAGACAGCTTGTATGTTTTTGAGTAGAGGTTATAATCAATTATCCCCATGCTCTTCATTGGAGTGAGTATCCTGTCATAGAACTGCCTCTTGTTGTAGGAAATCTTGACTTTCTTCCCGCTGTAGGGCGCTTCGTCGATTTCAGTGATAAGGTTTCCCTCATGCAGCTTTGTCGCGAAAAGGCTCATCTCGGTCTTCCCGATCTGGCTGCCATTTTCCTTCATGTAGCGGACAAGAAGCTTGGCAACAATGACCTGCTGCTTTGTAGCAAAGACTGTTTCGTAGATGTCATCCGGCAGATTGAACTTGTCGAACAATATTACCATACTGTAACCCCCAGAAGCTTGATGATTATCCTGGTATATAAATGTTGCTTTTTGTAGAATGGGAGAGAGAAAGTAGTCTAAAAAAAGTACATGTGGATAATCTGGCGATGAGGATTATTATGTTTATTGGTTAATAGGCTTAGCCAAATATCCTTTCAAACCAAGCTGCTATCTTCTGCATCATTGACATGTTTTCTTCAAGCTGTTTTTGCAGGTCAACGCAGCTTCCTGAATTGCAGGTGTTGGTTTGGCATTCAAAATTGTTGTCGCACACCTGACCGATTTCTTTCTGGTATTTTATTGCTGTGTCAAGGTCACAGTAAGTGGCGGCGCCTTTGCTATCCCTGGTTCTCAAACCCACTGACAAGCACAGGTTGCCCTTTACGCAGCCATCGCATTTCTTGGAGACTTCGCCCTTTGAGACTTCATCAGTGCCGACTGAAATTTCACTGCTGCCAGAAGCAAATTCAGTCTCGCTTTCAGAAACCTTAGTTGTCTCAGTTGGTGGCAATGGGTGCTCTACAGAGCTATCTGTTCCCTTTATGAAGGAAAAGACAGTCTGCTGATAGGCAGGGTCGATTTTGTGCAAGACCATGGCAATGCCATTAATGTTGAACACATCACCTTCTTCCATGTTGAATTTGAGAACTTTTCCTTCCTCATTTGTTACAGTGCCAATGACCATATACCTTGTAGCGACCACCGGGGCCTCTGTCACAAGAGTGGGCTTGGCTTCAAGCACGGCCTGGCCGGTCAGCATGTTACTCTCCACCGAACTTGTTGGGGAAACAATCACTTTTTGGCTTCGAACCATTTCTGCCATCGCCACGATTTTCATGAGCTCCACGCGCAGGTACGGCTGGCTGAGCATTGCCTTCCCGCCTGTTTTCAGGAGGAATTTTTCATTTAGCTTGACAATTTGTGCATCGGGCTCCACAGAGTTCACAATAAAGCTTGCGCTCTTGTAATTCACATTTTTCACAGTCACCAGCATATTCTGGTATTGAGCAGGCTCATTTTGGGTAAAAATTCTTGACTCCTTGCTGCCCTGGTACTCAATTTGAACTGCTGCCTGAGACGCTTTGCATGCAGGTGTTTCCGTGATAATTGATGGCTCTTTAGTCGTGGTGATTACACTTGTTGATTGGGCATTCGCAATGGATACTGTATTTGCACCTGAACTGCCTCCTGATCCGCCCCCTGATGCAGCAGATGCTGTTTCTGTCATTGATTCTTGGACAGCTTCTACAGGATATGTTTCGCCAGCGGGAATGCAAGTGAGGATCTTGCAGCCTGCAACATTCAGGGAGGTATAAGGCACTGTTCCTTCTGTGCATTGCACCATTTTGATAGGGCATGTGGAGATCACGGGACAATCGGTTGTTATTGCCCTAATCAACGTTATTTTTGCGCCGTTGTCAACCATCCTGGCGGTCTGCCCCTCATCCAGGCGGAATGGCTTTCCAAAGTATGCGATTATTTCGTCGCCGGTGTCACTTACAGAGACCTTATGTGACTGAACTGCTGTCAGGCCTGTTTCATCCCTAACAGTGAATGTCACTATGTAATCCCCTGCGCTTGAGTATTGATGCTGCATTGTGGCAGTAGTTCCAGGGGATAAAGGCACCAAAGGCACGCTCTTTGCAGTGCCCTCATTTGTTTCATCTCCCCACAATGCCGTAAAAGTCAGCAAGGCGCCATCTGGGTCATGCGCGCTTATTCCCCAGGTGCCAACTTCATTTACATTCAAAGCACCCGGACCAGTGAAAGAGTCTATTACAGGAGCCTTATTTCCTGTTTCGCTGACATAGAATTTTTCCTCTGCGATATTGTTGCTGGAATCCTTGTCTGCGCCTGTTGGCTGCAGATAAAACTTCACTGTGTGCCAGCCAGGGGAATAATAGCTTCCGCCACCGACATTATCAGGCCCTTCGGTCTCGCCAGGCGTAAGGCCGTGATAGCCATTGCCCGAGTTCATGAAGATATTATCTACATACAGTATAACATTGTAAGGGGCTGATGTTGCTGTACCAATGTTTTGCACCATGCCGTTGATTTTTACTTGGACACGGCCCTGCGAATCCACAGAATCCTGTTGCTGTATTGAAATGGACCCTATTGTAAGGTCAGCCTGCTGCACTGACTGGCCAACCTGAACAGTCAGCGTAGATTTTGTTGTGGCGCCCTTGTCATCAATGGCAGCAAATGTTATAGTATAATATCCCGGAGCGTAGTATGTGTGCTGGAAAGTTCCTGATGATTGAAAGCCCCCTTTTTCATCAGCACTAACCGGCGCTCCCAAGTTTTCATCTCCCCATGAAATTTCGTACGCCAGATAATTTCCATCGGGATCATATGCGGATATTTTCCATGTGCCTGTTTCCTGAGCCTGCAATGACACAGGCCCGCCAATTGAAGTGATGACAGGAGGCTTATTTGCCGGAGCTGGTTCTGACCCACAAACCATTATTTCGTGAGTGTGGTCGTTGAAATATGCCCAAACCCTTCTTCGAGTTCCGTCATCATTAGTTTTCCAATCAACATCGTTGATGCCGGGTGTGTACCAGTCAGACCAACCGCCGCCCCACATAATCCTATACTTAAGTATTTCTGGGTGTGATAGGGTGCTGAGGCTGGCAAATGTTTTGTCCATGGGATAAAGGGGGTTGCGAACCTGCGAACTTGTTGACTGGCCGCATCCTATGGCCACTCCACTATTTGTAAAAAAAACATAGCCCTCGCTTGTTCCTTGCGCTGCCAAATTGTTGTTGGTATCATAAATTGAAATCCTGACTTTCAGCTTCATGTTCAGAAAAGAAGGATCAGAGATAGAAATGCTTGTGCGCCCGAAACGGCTGTCATCTGGGCCAACAAATGTTGATGTTGCCGTGGTTTTGTAAACCGCCTGGCCATTGCTATCCACCAGTTCTATAACCGGCTTCGATGTCCAATACGCAGTGGGAACGCTGCTGGTTTTCCAGCCTATTGTATAAGCATGCCCAAGCATCCATGACTCGCCGCCATAGGGAGTGACTACACTTATGGTGCTCACAACTGGCAAAGGAGCTGAAATCAAGCAAGCGCCATCATTGCACCCATAGGGGCATGAGACTCCCTGGCCATTTGGTGAGTAAGTGGCTATATAATTTCCAGAACACGTTGCCTCTTCCAGTGCGCAATTATCTCCACTGCAGGAAGCAGTCTGATATCCACCGCCATTGGCATAGCGAACAAAACATGCATCATATATTGTTCCAACTGCACCATTACCATTATTACCTGTGGCAAATCCTTTTAGATTGAAATTCAGCCCCTGATCAGTGTCAGTGCATGCAGGAATGGCCGGGACGGTATCATTTTCAGCAATAACTGCTAAAGCAGATGCAAGCATTAAACTAAAAGCAAACAAAATTGATGTTACGATTCTTAGATTTTTTTCCATTGTTTTCCCACCTTTTCACATTTTTTGGATTGATTTTATGAGGACACCACTTTTTCTGATCCATTATTAAAGCGGACGAATATAAGTAGTTTTACCGGACACATGGGACACATTTTTGGCATTAATCGTTCCAATGAGCCTAAATCACCAAGAAATCGTTTATAAGACCTTATTTTCGTTTCCGGTAAGGAAAAACTCAGTCAGCTCGGTTTTCTTCATTTTTCCAATTGACTCGGTTTTTATGATTTTTTTCTGCTCCAGTCTCTGCAAACACCTGAATAGACTAGTTTTGGGGATTCCTGAGCTGTACCTGATCTGGTTTTGCGTTGATGTGCCATTGTTTTTGAGCAGGTATTCGACCACTTCCTGTTCATAGGCGTCTAAGGTTGAGAGAACTGCTGCCATCCGGTCTGTCAATAGAATCCCTTGGACAGCCGGAGCTGCCATTTGCGCAGATTGACCAGCTTCTGCAGACCGGTCGGGAGGCGTTTCATTTGGTTTTTTCGAGTATTCCTTGCCAGGCAAAACAGACTTTGATGAATAGAGGCGGAGAATGACAAGTATCCCCACGACAATTATTATGCCAATAATCAGTCCCCACCAAAATGTGGCGCCGAGCCCTTTAGTTTTGCTTTCAAAGTGCACCTCAACATCATAAACCATACTCTCATCCGCATTGATTTCCACGTTAGCAATGTTTTCTCCTTCGCTTGCAAAGATTTTACAATTGCCCAGCGGAACATTAAGGAGCGAAAATGAGCCGTATACGTCAGTTAAGATATCATTTCCGGCATAATTTTGGGCACATTCATACTTTATGCCAGCTCCGGCAACATAATTGTCAAAGGCATCGACAACAGTTCCACGGATATGCGCTATTGGAGTGAGAATAATTGTTTCCTGCACGGGTGATGAGGAAGGCTGTAGCATCGTTTTGCCATAATGCCCGAAAAAAGCGGACTCAGTGCTTCTATAATTTATTGCCAGCTCATAATTCCCTTCTGCCACATTTAGCTCCAATATTCCATCAGGCAGATAGCGGTCATAGGAAAGGATGGAACCATCATTCAAATCCTTTATTTCAAAATGGACAATTGATTCAGCGATAACGGTTCCTTTCTCATTCATCAGGGTAAATGTGTAGTCAGTAAACCCGTCTGCAGCATATGCAGAAAACTGCAACACCGCCGCAAGAATTAAGAGAATAATTCCCCTTTTGGTCACGAAAGACACACGCATGTTTACCAAAATCATGCAACTGATTATTTAAATGTTTCGCAGGTTGATAGTTGGCTAATTGATGATAAAAGAGATAAGATATTAACCATAGTTTTGGAAAAATAAAGTGGACTGGCCGGTTGTGCGTCGGATCGCGGCATTCTGCAGGGACAGTCGCTCGGGATAAATCCCAAAACTTCTCAATTCTTCCTGCTTTTCCGCAGGAAGCAAGTTCCAGCTGTGCAATAAAATTTCCTTGAATTTTTTTGCGTCGAGGGTAATTGTGTGTTTTTTCATAATATCTTGTTGTTTGTCATCATTAATGATGGGTTCTCGGAGAAGGTTATGCATTTATTCATGGTTACGGGCGACTACATCTTCTTCTTTTTGTGGCCACCTAATTGTTTCTTCAGAGAATTGTATTCTTTCATATACAGTCCGATTGTCGGCTTCAAGTTATGATTCTTTTCGTATTCCTGCAGAGATTCGTAGTACCCTTGCCTATTTTTGAGATTGATGTTTATTGGTGGTAGATTATGCTTAATTAGGATGTTGTTCAGCAATATTCTTCCAACTCTTCCATTTCCGTCCCTGAATGGGTGAATATTTTCAAATTGGTTGTGGATGACTGCCCCAAGAACCAAGGCAGGATACTCATTCTTGTTTTTTTCATACCACCTGATTAACTCTTTGAGCAGATGATTTATTCTTGTTTGTGGTGCCCCTTCATGAACAACCTGTCCTCCACTGCCCATTACAACGACTTCTTCGCCTTTCTTTCGCAATTGTCCGGCAAATGATTTGGAGTTTTTGAAAACTATTTTATGAATTTTTTTTATGAGCTCAATAGAAACATGCTCTTTTGTTGTTCTTATAAGCATTATAGCTTCATCAACTCCATAAGCCTCTGCTATATCTTCCTTAGATTTGTCTGGCCACTTGTCTTTTTCCAGTAATTCCTTCACTTCTTTTACATTGAGCTTGCTTCCTTCAATTGCATTGGTGTTGTATGTAAATATTCTTGAAAATGTCTGCCAATCTTCTTTTGAAAGATGGGAAATTTTTAAGGGAATTTGCGCTTCAAGTTTTTTTATCTCTTCAATCTCTTTTTCTGATAGTTTAGTTTGCAATGGATCCTTTATGATATTATATTTGTGTATCTCTTCCAGGATAAGTTTTTCAGCAATTTCCCTCCGTTCTTCAAGCAGTTCAACTTTTAGGTCTTGACCCAGATATTTTCTGAATTTGTATACTTTAGCACCTTCCCTATATGAATGGGCGAGAAAATATTTTGCCTTCTTTCCTTCAACTCTCTTTTCGATGTGCATGCATTGAGGGGGTGACTACATATTTAAATAGTTTGCGTTTAGGTGACTACATTTTGCCTGATTTGTAGCCACCCCTTACCCTTTACATTATCATTTTAAATTGTAAATATGTGAGTTTTATCTCCGAGAACGGACAAAATGTAAGGATGGACTGGCCGGGATTTGAACCCGGAGCCTCCCCATTGCCAACGGGGCGTTATGCCGGATTTAACTACCAGCCCAGAGCTGGCCTCAGCTCGCACGGAATCGTATTAATGGGATTTCGCGCTGCTCAATCCCATAAACTCAATGCATCGCCGAAGCATCTCGTGAATGTAGCTTTAAGAATGCTTTATAAACTTATTCTTCATTTTTGAGTATATGCACAAGATTATCTACGCCACTGACCTGCACGGCAATAAGGTATTATTCCAAAAGCTGTTCGCCGAAGCTGCAAAAAACAAGGCAAAGGCAATTGTCTATGGCGGCGACATTGGCCCGCTCGAAACGTCCGGATTAAAGGACAGGATAGAAAACCAGAAAAAATTCCTTTTGGACTTCCTGCTGCCAAAGATCAAGGACCTCAAAAAAAAGAAAATTGGCTTCTACTGCATCATGGGCAACGGCGATTTCAAGGTCAATGAGGGCATTTTGGTTGAAGCAGACAAGAGAGGAGAACTGCACTATTTGCAAATGAAAGCAGCCGTGCTTGGAAAGCATAAAATTGCAGGATATGGCTTTGTCAATCTTTTCCCTTTTGCAACAAAAGACTGGGAAAAGCCCGAATTCGAGATGGTGCAGAGGGAAGGAATAAGGACCGTGCCTGTTGAAAGGACCACAATGAGCGAGGATTTGGCAGCCCTGAAAATGCTCTTTGACCCAAAAAAAACAGTCTATGTGCTTCACGCGCCGCCTTTTGACTCATTGCTGGATATGATTTACGGCGAAAGCCATGTCGGCTCAAAGGCAATAAGGCAGTTCATTGAGGAAACCCAGCCACGGCTGACCCTGCATGGCCACATACATGAATCTTCAGAAGTGTCCGGAAGCTTTGCTGACAGAATAGGCCGGACAATATGCCTTAATCCGGGCGCAAACCCATATGCAGACAAGGCAAGATTCCTCCTGTTAGACCTTGATGACCTGAAGAAAATCAAGATTCTTGAAGCAAAATAATATGCTTAAGTGATGTACAGCAGCATCCAGATTCCCACGCCGGTCAGAAGCAGTCCGACAATCAGGCGCATGTATTTCTTATTGGCGTTTCTCCAGGCCTCCATTGCCTGTGTTGACAATCCTTTGTAGACAAGGAACATTATGATAAAGAGCGGCAGGACAAATATGATGTTGTACAGGACAAGGTAGCTCATGTTCAATGCCGTGAAGCCGTTTATTGACATTAGGGTCAGAACTGCGAGGTAGACCGCTCCTGTGCATGGCAATTCAACCAGCGCGACAACAACGCCGAGCACAAAGGATATTGAGCCGCTGAGCATTGCTGATTGTTTTCCTTTCCCGCCCAATTTCTCTGCGATATCCTTTATTTTCTGGGCATAGCCGGGCAATATCTGGAGAGAAGGCCCCTTTCCATACCAAAAAAAATCCTTGAGCTCAAGCAGGCCAAAGATTATGATTGCTATGCCAATTATGATATAAGCATAGACTGAAAAATTGCCAAGGTGCTGGATAATTGGCAGCAATACCAATCCTGCGACCATGTAAGTTATGAATACACCGAATATGTAGATTGTGCCGTCCAGGAGCATGCGCTTCATGTCATGCGTCTTCTTCAGCAGATAAGAAAGCAGGAAAATGAGAACTCCGAATGCGCAGGGATTGATTCCATCAATGAGGGAAGCCCCGATTACAAAGGGGAGTGATAGTTCAGTTGCCATCTTAACTATGGTAAATTTGCAGGAAGAGTATATAAAATTTGTTATAGGGAGTTATAAGGGGATTAGCCAAACTCAATCTCAATCTCATCCCCGTCTTTCCAGACATAATTCTCGTATTCCTCGCTTGGAACGCCATTGACAGACATTTTGATTGCCCCTGCTGCCCCGCCTGGACAGGCATCGCCATTGCAGTAATCGCCTATGCAGCCATCTGCAAACCTCATCTCCATTTGTTCAAAAAATGCCTTAAGCGTCAGCTCAGATGGGTCCATCATTGCTTCGGTTGCCGGGTCAACAGGCTCGACATCATGCCAATGTATCAGGTTCCTTTCCTTGTGGGTATGCGCCATGCTTAACAGGCCGGTTTCAAGGGGGAAACTCACATCTTCCCCGCAAAGGTGGACAGCAATGTCCGCATGGACATGCATGGCTATTGTGCATTCCTCAGGTGTCTTGCAGACAACTATGCCGCTTTCCCCTCCCTCAGAATAGAATGTGAAGACACTGAACAGCAGCCCAAGGATTACTGCAAAGAATATTGCCAGGGTGAGCACTGGGTTCCAGGCGATTTTGCCCTGCGGAAAATAGTGGTTCCTGAAGATGACGAGCAAGGCAGCCAATATAACTAAGGAAACAAGGGTTATCCAGCCAAAGTTGGGCAGGACAAGGTTTTGGCCGAGATACTCCATTTTCAGCTGGAAATTGGGCAGTTGCCTGACAATATCCCAGAACCTGTCTGACATTCCGGCAGCTTTAGCCTCTTCCTCCTGTGCATATGCCAGAGGCAACAATATCAAAAGAACAAAGCCCAAAAGCATGTGTTTATGGCCACGAAATTGCATATTGAATCCTTGCCGGGGAGTATATAAATAATTTTCGGCTGAAATCAGCTTTGCCCGAAAAGTGAGTTTGGGCATCAGTTTTGCGAAGCCCATCCCTGGATGAGTTAAGCATTTTTCGGGGTTGCAGAGGAGAAAAAGGCAATGCACGAGAAGCTGCAATGCTGAGCAGATGCCCAAACCGAGCCGGAAGGCGAGTTTTCGGGCAAAGCCGGCTGAAATCGAAAAGTTTAAATATAAGTAGTATATAAATATGTATACTAATATACAGATTAGTATTTATAAGGAGGATGGCAAGATGGATAAAAAAAAGAAATCAGGCAAGGAGAAGGAGTCCAAGGAAAACTCCAATAAGCATGCGTGCGAATTTTGCTGATATTTTTTTTATTATTCTTAAATTCTATTTGAAAGTAGCGTGTTCTCGCAAATTATAAATATGATTAGGTATCCAGAAACAATAACAATGGTTAACAATGCCAAAAGGTTTGATGCGATAGTCATTGGCGGTGGCTCCTGCCTGAATATTGCTGATGAAATCTATGGACTGGGAAAAAAGGTGGCAATAATAGAAGAAGGCCCACTAGGAGGGACCTGCCTCAACAGGGGCTGCATACCGAGCAAGATGTTCATACATGTGGCTGATGTGATGGAAACAATAGCCAATGCAAAAAAGCTTGGCATAAAAGTTGGCCAGGCAAAGGCAAATTATTCAAGAATTGCAAAGAGAGTCAATTCCCTGGTTGACAGCGATGCATGGGAAATTGAAAAAGGGATTCGTGCAGAAAAGAATTTCACGCTTTACAAGAAAAGGGCAAAATTTATCGGGAAAAAAATAGTCCAGGTGGGCAACGAGACAATTACTGCTGATAAAATATTCATAGGGGCCGGCACAAGGCCATTGATATTGCCCATCCCGGGGATTGAGGATACACCTTTCTTGACAAGCACGGAAGCCTTGCGCCTGAAAAAAATCCCGAAATCAATGGTAATCCTGGGAGGAGGATACATTGCTGCTGAGCTTGCCCATTTCTTTGGCAGTTTCGGGACAAGAATAAGCATTGTGGAAATGACTGACAGGATGCTGGGGGCAGAGGATGAGGAGATTTCAAGGGCATTTACAAAGGCTTTCTCTGGCAAGCATAAGCTTTTACTCGGATATAAAGGGATTAAGGTGGGTAAAACAAAGCAGGGGATTTTCCTGAGGGCGAAGAATGTTGCTAATGGAAAGTCAAAGACCCTCCAGGCTGAAAAGCTGCTCGTTGCTGTCGGGAGGGTGCCCAATTCCGACCTCCTTGATGTCGCCAAGTCCGGCATAGCCACCAATAATCACGGGTACATCAAAGTGGATGGATATATGCAGACCAATGTGCCGGGGATCTGGGCCATAGGGGATATTGCAGGCATTTACCTGTTTAAGCATTCTGCCAATCTTGAAGCACAATTTGCATTCCATAATGCGTACCATCCTGGCCATGAGCAGAAAGTTGATTACACTGCAATGCCGCATGCCGTTTTCTCCTCGCCGCAAGTGGCAGGGGTAGGCATGACTGAGAATGATGCGAAAGCAAAAAAGATAGATTATGTTGCGGGAAGATATGAATACAGGAGAACTGCAATGGGTGCCGCGATGATGGAGGCGGGCGGTTTTGTGAAAGTCATTGCTGCCAAAAAAACCGGGATGATTTTAGGCTGCCATATTATAGGGCCTGAAGCCTCGACGCTAATCCATGAAGTAGTGGTCGCCATGCAAAACAATGGGACAGTAAATGCTATCCGCAAGGCAGTGCATGCCCATCCAGCACTGTCTGAAGTTGTGCAGAGGGCATTCAACAATTTGCCCATGTAATTCATCCTGCGCCGAAAAATTTAAGAATAAAGACTTTCCTGTGATTCATTGAAAAAAAGGTGATGTTATGGCTGATGATTGCGTATTTTGCAAAATAGCAAAGGGAGAAATCCCGGCCTCTAAAGTTTATGAAGACAAGAACTACCTGGTTTTCCTGGACATTATGCCTGCCAATAAAGGGCACCTGCTCGTTATCCCAAAAAAGCATTACCTCAGCCTCGAGGAAATGCCAGAAAAAGCAGCTACTGGCCTCATTCTTATAGAGCAAAAGGCCATCAAAGCAATGGTCAAGACATTGAATCCGGACGGATACAATTGCCTGCAGAACAACCATTTCGCGGCAGGGCAGCTTATCCCGCATGCGCATGTTCACATTATTCCAAGGTACAACAGCGACAGGTTCAAGCTCGACTGGCCGCATATCAGCTATGACAGCGGCGAGCTGGATGAATTCACAAGGAAGATAAAGAAAGGCTGGTAAGTAAAAAGCTTTTTATAAGGACCATTTCTCTTAAGTCATGAATTTACCAGGCCAAGTTGGCATGGAGTTTTGGGTATTGAGCAAGGCGAAATACCCGCAATACTAATCCGGGTGTCAGCTGCGGGTATAACTCAGCTTGGTTAGAGTGTCGGTCTCATAAAATGAGATATTCATTTTGGGCAAGCCGAAAGTCCCGAGTTCAAATCTCGGTACCCGCATAGCCTTTTAGGAAAAGGCTATCATCCAAAAATGTTTTTCCTCCGGAAAAACGATTTGCTACGCAAATCATTTGAATGGTAGTCTTTCCAAAGGCACAAAAGATTATGGAATTTTCTACAACGAATCAATTACCTGCCTGCTGATGTGTGAAAGGTCTGGCTTTATATGGCCGTACATGTTGATTGCATGCTTCGGCTTCAGGTTCATTATCCTTGCCAGTTCTTCCAGCGGCATGCCCGCGTTCCTTGCCCGCCAGCCAAAGTCCCTGCGGATTTCCACAGTTGTTG is a genomic window containing:
- a CDS encoding dihydrolipoyl dehydrogenase, translated to MVNNAKRFDAIVIGGGSCLNIADEIYGLGKKVAIIEEGPLGGTCLNRGCIPSKMFIHVADVMETIANAKKLGIKVGQAKANYSRIAKRVNSLVDSDAWEIEKGIRAEKNFTLYKKRAKFIGKKIVQVGNETITADKIFIGAGTRPLILPIPGIEDTPFLTSTEALRLKKIPKSMVILGGGYIAAELAHFFGSFGTRISIVEMTDRMLGAEDEEISRAFTKAFSGKHKLLLGYKGIKVGKTKQGIFLRAKNVANGKSKTLQAEKLLVAVGRVPNSDLLDVAKSGIATNNHGYIKVDGYMQTNVPGIWAIGDIAGIYLFKHSANLEAQFAFHNAYHPGHEQKVDYTAMPHAVFSSPQVAGVGMTENDAKAKKIDYVAGRYEYRRTAMGAAMMEAGGFVKVIAAKKTGMILGCHIIGPEASTLIHEVVVAMQNNGTVNAIRKAVHAHPALSEVVQRAFNNLPM
- a CDS encoding HIT family protein: MADDCVFCKIAKGEIPASKVYEDKNYLVFLDIMPANKGHLLVIPKKHYLSLEEMPEKAATGLILIEQKAIKAMVKTLNPDGYNCLQNNHFAAGQLIPHAHVHIIPRYNSDRFKLDWPHISYDSGELDEFTRKIKKGW